The following proteins are encoded in a genomic region of Pyrus communis chromosome 11, drPyrComm1.1, whole genome shotgun sequence:
- the LOC137708683 gene encoding SNF1-related protein kinase regulatory subunit beta-2-like, with translation MVMGNPSGSRDDGEGPPGVNNFGEYCDGYVEESMSRSPSLFFTSQYPGEPLPRPAEASPQHTVVNRNVHDEKLMWTKISWNHGGKQVAITGSWDNWESRELLQGRGNDFLTIKLLPPGLYQYLLIVDGCLMCDPDSPWVYDNSGSAYNILDLQECVSELPQHLAKFEPPPSPPSSYDNRLLSEDDFSKPPLEVPPQLQVAFLNKPSSSNNGDQPPMPHPSQLNHLHIQNQIGGEFFALSSTHRFRKKFVTTVLYKPRRRANQ, from the exons atgg TAATGGGGAATCCAAGTGGGAGTAGAGATGATGGAGAAGGTCCTCCTGGAGTTAACAACTTTGGAGAGTACTGTGATGGATATGTAGAAGAATCCATGTCTCGGAGCCCATCTCTTTTCTTCACTTCCCAG TATCCTGGGGAACCCTTACCAAGACCTGCTGAGGCATCACCGCAACATACAGTAGTTAATCGTAATGTACACGATGAGAAATTGATGTGGACGAAGATCTCATGGAATCACGGTGGAAAGCAAGTTGCCATCACAGGATCATGGGACAATTGGGAGAGTAG GGAGCTCTTGCAGGGTAGAGGCAATGATTTCCTTACCATAAAGTTGCTTCCACCAGGTCTCTACCAGTACCTTTTGATTGTTGACGGGTGTTTGATGTGTGATCCAGACAGTCCATGGGTCTATGATAATTCGGGGAGTGCATATAACATCTTGGATTTACAG GAATGTGTTTCAGAATTGCCTCAGCATCTGGCAAAGTTCGAACCTCCTCCATCCCCACCTTCAAGCTATGACAACAGACTATTAAGCGAAGATGATTTCAGTAAACCTCCGCTGGAAGTACCCCCACAACTACAAGTAGCATTTCTAAACAAGCCATCATCCTCCAACAACGGCGACCAGCCACCAATGCCTCATCCTTCACAATTGAACCATTTGCACATCCAGAACCAAATTGGCGGCGAGTTTTTTGCACTCAGCTCTACACATAGGTTTCGTAAAAAGTTTGTCACAACGGTATTATACAAGCCACGGAGAAGAGCAAAccagtaa
- the LOC137708390 gene encoding alpha-1,6-mannosyl-glycoprotein 2-beta-N-acetylglucosaminyltransferase-like, translating into MAIIKKHRLNDEAAFRRFLPLVSITLLGVFLLMFLLRFNSISNFVTPPSDDFGEVSIRSGNRSHVTQIISLPKQTEFSLKLEKRNQLPPRNLDLYPSLTKDHITIVLYVHNRPQYLKVAVDSLSQVVGINETLLIVSHDGYFEEMNKVVEGVRFCQVKQIFAPYSPHVFPNSFPGVSPTDCKERDDAKTKHCKGTPDQYGNHRSPKIVSLKHHWWWMMNTVWDGLKETKDHNGHILFIEEDHYIYPNAYRNLQILTELKPQKCPHCYAANLAPCDVNARGEGWDSLIAERMGNVGYTFNRTVWRKIHKKTSEFCFFDDYNWDITMWATVYPSFGNPVFTLRGPRTSAVHFGRCGLHQGQGEAKACIDNGMVNFKLEEIDKVANINSDWEVQVFENQPGYKAGFKGWGGWGDKRDHRLCLSFAQMYHS; encoded by the coding sequence ATGGCTATTATCAAGAAACACCGTCTAAATGATGAAGCGGCTTTTCGCCGTTTCTTGCCATTGGTTTCGATTACATTGTTAGGGGTTTTCCTGCTGATGTTCCTCCTGAGatttaattcaatttcaaattttgtcaCGCCGCCTTCGGATGATTTTGGTGAGGTATCGATAAGGAGTGGTAATCGTTCACATGTTACGCAAATAATTAGCCTCCCTAAGCAGACTGAGTTCTCACTTAAGTTGGAAAAGAGGAATCAGCTTCCCCCTAGGAACTTAGATCTCTATCCAAGTCTAACCAAGGATCACATAACTATAGTTCTTTATGTGCACAACCGGCCGCAGTATCTCAAAGTAGCTGTTGATAGTCTGTCTCAGGTTGTAGGTATAAATGAAACTTTACTGATCGTAAGTCATGATGGATACTTCGAAGAAATGAACAAGGTTGTGGAAGGGGTCAGATTTTGCCAAGTGAAACAAATTTTTGCACCTTACTCGCCCCACGTCTTTCCCAATAGCTTTCCAGGGGTTTCGCCTACAGACTGTAAGGAAAGGGATGATGCAAAAACGAAACACTGTAAGGGGACTCCTGATCAGTATGGAAACCACCGTTCTCCGAAGATTGTGTCATTAAAGCATCATTGGTGGTGGATGATGAACACAGTGTGGGATGGATTGAAGGAGACCAAGGATCACAATGGTCATATTCTTTTCATAGAGGAGGACCATTATATTTATCCCAATGCTTATCGTAACTTGCAGATACTCACAGAATTGAAGCCTCAAAAATGCCCTCATTGCTATGCTGCCAATTTAGCTCCGTGTGATGTGAATGCAAGAGGAGAAGGTTGGGATAGTTTGATTGCAGAGAGAATGGGAAATGTAGGATATACATTTAACCGGACTGTTTGGAGGAAAATTCACAAAAAGACTTcagaattttgtttctttgacgATTACAATTGGGATATAACAATGTGGGCAACGGTCTATCCTTCATTTGGTAATCCTGTTTTCACATTACGAGGGCCTCGGACTAGTGCAGTACACTTTGGCAGGTGTGGTTTGCACCAGGGACAGGGGGAGGCAAAAGCATGTATAGACAACGGCATGGTGAACTTTAAACTGGAGGAGATAGATAAGGTTGCAAACATCAACTCGGACTGGGAAGTGCAGGTCTTTGAGAATCAGCCAGGGTACAAAGCCGGATTCAAAGGTTGGGGAGGTTGGGGGGACAAGAGAGACCATCGGTTGTGCTTGAGTTTTGCTCAGATGTATCATTCATAG
- the LOC137708682 gene encoding uncharacterized protein, which translates to MANTELTLPTNMAAKLALFSPTTFLAPSTPSPPLHPPFTSISHKRRPHSFKIHAELGGGDGEVNKGSGKKKFITREQEPEQYWQTAGEREGENPMMTPLPYIIIFGMSTPFVILAIGFVNGWIKVPVR; encoded by the exons ATGGCCAACACAGAGCTCACTCTTCCCACAAATATGGCAGCCAAGTTGGCCCTCTTTTCTCCCACCACATTTCTAGCCCCCTCCACCCCGTCGCCGCCACTACATCCTCCTTTCACTTCCATTTCACACAAGAGGAGGCCACACAGTTTCAAGATTCATGCAGAATTAG GTGGTGGAGATGGAGAAGTCAATAAGGGATCAGGGAAGAAAAAGTTCATAACCAGGGAACAAGAACCAGAGCA GTATTGGCAAACAGCAGGAGAAAGGGAAGGTGAAAATCCCATGATGACCCCCCTTCCATACATCATCATATTTGGCATGTCAACACCTTTTGTAATCTTGGCCATTGGTTTTGTTAATGGTTGGATTAAGGTACCTGTTCGATGA